The following are encoded together in the Flavobacterium sp. TR2 genome:
- the queA gene encoding tRNA preQ1(34) S-adenosylmethionine ribosyltransferase-isomerase QueA — translation MKLSHFNFNLPKELLAEFPAENRDESRLMVIDRKKNTIEHKMFKDVINYFDDGDVLILNNTKVFPARLYGNKEKTGARIEVFLLRELNSEQRLWDVLVDPARKIRIGNKLYFGDDDSLVAEVIDNTTSRGRTLRFLYDGSYEEFRNKLTELGETPIPKYINRDVTPEDAERYQTIYAKEEGAVAAPTAGLHFSKHLLKKLEIKGVNFAEVTLHVGLGTFNPVEVEDLSKHKMDSEELIITQKACDIVNEGKAKKKRICAVGTTSMRAIESSVSSANTLNPYEGWTNKFIFPPHDFSIANCMITNFHTPKSTLLMMISAFCGHDLMKKAYEEAIKEGYKFYSYGDAMLIL, via the coding sequence ATGAAATTATCACACTTCAATTTCAACTTACCGAAAGAACTTTTGGCTGAATTTCCAGCAGAAAACAGAGACGAATCTCGCTTAATGGTAATTGACCGTAAAAAAAACACTATCGAACATAAAATGTTTAAAGACGTGATCAACTATTTTGATGACGGAGACGTTTTAATTTTAAATAATACAAAAGTTTTCCCTGCACGTTTGTACGGAAACAAAGAAAAAACTGGAGCTAGAATTGAAGTTTTCTTGTTAAGAGAATTAAATTCTGAGCAAAGACTTTGGGATGTCCTAGTTGATCCAGCTAGAAAAATCCGTATTGGTAACAAACTTTATTTTGGTGACGACGATTCGTTAGTTGCTGAGGTAATCGACAATACAACTTCTCGCGGAAGAACTTTACGTTTCTTATATGACGGTTCTTACGAAGAATTCAGAAATAAATTGACTGAACTTGGAGAAACTCCAATTCCGAAATACATCAACAGAGATGTTACTCCAGAAGATGCTGAAAGATACCAAACAATCTACGCAAAAGAAGAAGGAGCTGTAGCGGCGCCAACTGCTGGTTTACACTTCTCAAAACACCTTTTGAAAAAATTAGAAATCAAAGGAGTGAATTTTGCTGAGGTAACTTTACACGTAGGTTTAGGAACTTTTAACCCAGTTGAGGTTGAGGATTTATCTAAGCACAAAATGGATTCTGAGGAATTGATCATTACGCAAAAAGCTTGTGATATTGTAAACGAAGGAAAAGCAAAGAAAAAACGTATCTGTGCCGTAGGAACAACTTCTATGCGTGCAATTGAAAGTTCAGTTTCTTCTGCAAATACTTTAAACCCTTACGAAGGTTGGACAAATAAATTTATTTTCCCTCCTCACGATTTCAGTATTGCAAACTGTATGATTACGAATTTCCACACGCCAAAATCAACATTATTAATGATGATTTCTGCTTTCTGTGGTCACGATTTAATGAAAAAAGCATACGAAGAAGCAATCAAAGAAGGATACAAATTCTATTCTTACGGAGATGCGATGTTAATTCTTTAA